A genomic window from Populus alba chromosome 19, ASM523922v2, whole genome shotgun sequence includes:
- the LOC118056506 gene encoding uncharacterized protein translates to MGRRTKRKHREDTPTSQSSSDGDGDGEEDADSSIERRRSRHRNRGRSDGSSRRDKDRKREKEEKRRRKDRDRERNRRKSKKRRDYESESSASGSGSEDREIDRVRVNPGDVVKEMLSEFPNVGGDLKQLLQMIDDGQAVDIKGISERSLIKHLKRLFISLNLKENGDRVFLLRPKAGPTLEVVGPLIQACAEPKEQQVDHSIPSDDVDSMPPDAEHKQETDDNNVAVPSSRDDASAPRRRVIGPEMPSAELLAAAAKLTEAQAELREAELEEDTELFIGPAPPAVVAEAASANEAERFEEVTRIMDAVGDSLYDVVGVNRNMSADNIKKRYWKLSLLVHPDKCSHPQAHQAFVKLNKAFKDLQDPEKRKLLDDEIKRKEEQEAFKAELRAMREAAQWRRLQGISMEGDDELLAETEVKVAPSRDEWMTTLPPERKPGGMPTQSRSFSKNSKEGRGDTSAWTDNPLDRAQKAKMNYLEAYNEAAALASNEEEKQRASADADLVDKYNKAKRSKSLVQKHHEEASSRSKKKSKQKKEKEEWVGQHPWKPWDREKDLEAGRKSIKLDSDNMAQGLSSRFSSGNFQRSFL, encoded by the exons atgggacgCAGAACGAAGAGGAAGCACAGAGAAGACACCCCGACATCCCAATCAAGCTCCGACGGCGACGGCGACGGTGAAGAAGACGCCGACTCTTCCATTGAGAGGCGGCGGAGCCGCCACCGCAACCGGGGGAGAAGTGATGGGAGTTCGAGGAGAGATAAGGacaggaaaagagagaaagaagagaagagaagaagaaaagacagaGATAGAGAGAGGAATAGAAGGAAATcgaagaagagaagagattaTGAGTCCGAATCATCAGCATCCGGGTCTGGTTCGGAGGACAGGGAGATTGATAGAGTTCGGGTTAACCCTGGAGATGTAGTTAAAGAGATGTTGAGTGAGTTCCCTAACGTTGGTGGTGACTTGAAACAG ctTCTGCAAATGATTGATGATGGACAAGCTGTTGACATAAAAGGGATATCTGAAAGGTCATTGATTAAGCATTTGAAGagactttttatttcattaaatctCAAGGAAAATGGGGATAGGGTTTTTTTGCTGCGTCCAAAAGCTGGTCCTACTTTGGAGGTTGTTGGACCCCTGATCCAAGCTTGTGCAGAGCCCAAAGAGCAACAGGTAGATCATTCTATTCCATCAGACGATGTGGATTCTATGCCACCAGATGCAGAACATAAACAAGAAACAGATGACAATAATGTGGCAGTGCCATCTTCTAGAGATGATGCTTCTGCTCCTAGAAGAAG GGTGATTGGCCCTGAAATGCCATCAGCCGAGTTACTTGCTGCAGCAGCAAAACTAACAGAAGCACAAGCTGAGCTTAG AGAAGCGGAGTTGGAGGAAGATACTGAGCTATTTATTGGACCTGCCCCCCCAGCTGTGGTTGCTGAAGCTGCATCAGCAAATGAAGCAGAGCGATTTGAAGAG GTCACAAGAATTATGGATGCTGTGGGTGACTCTCTATATGATGTTGTAGGAGTAAATCGAAACATGTCTGCTGATAACATAAAGAAAAG GTACTGGAAGCTGTCTCTTTTGGTGCATCCAGACAAGTGCTCTCATCCTCAAGCCCACCAAGCATTTGTCAAATTGAACAAAGCTTTCAAAGACTTGCAAGATCCTGAAAAG AGGAAACTGctggatgatgaaattaaacGCAAGGAAGAACAGGAAGCATTCAAG GCTGAGTTGCGAGCCATGCGTGAAGCTGCACAATGGAGAAGATTGCAAG GTATATCTATGGAGGGAGATGATGAACTCCTGGCAGAAACAGAAGTTAAAGTAGCCCCATCCAGGGATGAATGGATGACAACGCTGCCTCCTGAAAGGAAA CCTGGTGGTATGCCCACGCAATCTAGAAGTTTCAGCAAGAACTCTAAAGAAGGACGTGGTGATACTAGTGCTTGGACAGATAACCCTTTAGACAGAGCCCAGAAAGCAAAGATGAA TTACCTGGAAGCATACAATGAGGCCGCAGCACTTGCTTCAAATGAAGAGGAAAAGCAACGGGCAAGTGCAGATGCAGATTTGGTGgataaatacaataaagcaaAACGATCTAAATCTTTGGTACAGAAGCACCATGAAGAGGCTTCAAGCCGTTCGAAGAAAAAATCCAAgcagaaaaaagagaaggaagagtGGGTGGGGCAACACCCATGGAAGCCTTGGGATCGCGAGAAGGACCTGGAAGCTGGAaggaaaagtataaaattagaTTCAGACAACATGGCTCAGGGTTTGTCTTCCAGGTTTTCATCAGGAAACTTCCAGAGGAGCTTCCTTTAA
- the LOC118056507 gene encoding ubiquitin-conjugating enzyme E2 30, with amino-acid sequence MASKRINKELRDLQKDPPTACSAGPAGSDMFHWQATIMGPADSPYAGGVFSVNIHFPPDYPFKPPKVSFKTKVYHPNINSNGSICLDILKEQWSPALTISKVLLSICSLLTDPNPNDPLVPEIAHIYTTDRVKYDATARAWTQKYAMS; translated from the exons ATGGCTTCAAAACGGATCAACAAGGAATTGAGGGACTTGCAGAAGGATCCTCCTACTGCTTGCAGTGCAG GCCCTGCTGGTAGTGACATGTTCCATTGGCAAGCAACAATTATGGGTCCAGCAGACAGCCCATACGCTGGGGGTGTGTTCTCTGTTAACATACACTTCCCTCCTGATTACCCATTCAAGCCACCTAAG GTTTCCTTTAAGACAAAAGTTTatcatccaaacattaacagCAATGGCAGTATCTGTCTTGACATTCTCAAGGAGCAATGGAGCCCAGCCTTGACAATTTCAAAG GTGTTGTTGTCGATATGCTCGCTGTTGACAGATCCAAATCCCAATGATCCCCTGGTGCCTGAGATTGCTCATATCTACACGACTGATAGAGTCAAGTATGATGCTACTGCTCGAGCCTGGACTCAGAAATATGCTATGAGCTAG